The genome window GCCGGATCAAGTGTCACGCCGAACCGTTTGCTGTACCAGTCGGCCACTGCCTGTCGAAAGCTGAGCATCCCCTCATATGAAGGGTACTGGTGGTGTCGCGGGTCGGCCGACGCCTCCTGCATCCTGGCGACGATGTGCGACGGTGTCGGCAGGTCGGGATCGCCGACGCCCAGGTTGATAATATCCATCCCGCGACGGATCGCGTCCTGCTTCAAGCGGTCAATCTCAGCAAAGAGATACGGTGGCAGCTTCGACAGCCGCTGTGCCACGCTAAAGGGATTTCCCATACCTGTCTTCTCCTCTTAGATTCGCGATCAGCTATCAGTCGTCAGCTTTCAGCCACAACCGTGTTGCTCAGCCGGCCGATCCCCTCCACCTCGATCTCGATCGTATCGCCGGGCCGCATTGGACCGATTCCCGACGGGGTACCAGTCGTAATGACATCTCCCGGATAGAGGGTCATGACCGAAGAGACAAAATGGATCAGGTGCGGCACCTCAAAGATCAGGTTATTGATATTTGACTCCTGTCGGATCACACCGTTCAGGAGCGCCCGGATGAGCGCGTCGGAGAGGTTCAGATCCGTCTCAACCCAGGGGCCGAACGGCGCAAAGGTGTCGAACGATTTTGCGCGGGTCCACTGTCCGTCTTTGCGCTGCAGGTCTCTGGCCGTCACATCGTTCACGCAGACATACCCCAGGATGTAGCGATGCGCCTTCTCGACCGGTACGGCCCTCGCGGTCCGCTTCACCACGATCCCCAGCTCCGCCTCATAATCCAGCCGCCTGCATGACTTCGGATGGATGATCCGGCCACGATGAGGGAGCGACGCGCTCGACGGCTTCAGGAAGATAATCGGCTCGTCCGGGGCTTCCAGCCTCATCTCCTCGGCATGGTCGCGATAGTTCAGGCCGACCCCCACAATCTTGGAGGGTTCGGTCGGCGTAAGGAACCTGATTCGCTTCAGCGAATGCGACCGATCCGTTACGATGAACTTCCCGAAGATATCGCCCTCGATCTCCCGGACGACGGAATCCTCGACCACACCGTACCGTGTTTGCTTACCGGCAACAAATCGCACAATACGCATAGTTCAAGCCTTCAGCTCTCAGCGATCAGCTTCCCTACGAACGCTCTCGTAATCCCAGAACATCCTGCATATCGTACAAGCCGGGCGGGCGACCGAGGACCCACCGCGCGGCGCGCAGTGCGCCGCGCGCAAAATTATCCCGACTGTGGGCCCGGTGCGTAACCTCGATCCGCTCCCCCATGCCGTCGAAGATTACGGTATGGTCCCCGACCACATCTCCGGCACGTAGCGCATGGATTGCGATCTCCTCTTTGCCTCGCGCGCCGACCATGCCCTTTCGACCATAGACCCCCACCCTGTCCAGATCACGACCCAGCGTCTCGGCGATGACCTGCGCCATTTTCAACGCAGTTCCGCTCGGGGCGTCCTTTTTGAGCCGGTGGTGGGTCTCAACGATCTCGATGTCGTACCCTTCCCCCAGAACCGCGGCCACCTCAGCGAGGACCTTGAAGACGAGATTAACCCCGATGCTCATATTGGGCGAGAGCACGCACGGCACAGCCGAGCCGTGTTCCCTGATCCTGCTCAGATCGGCGGCGCTGAACCCCGTCGTCCCAACTACGACGGGTACCTTCTCCCGGGCGGCGACGGCCAGATGACTTAAGGCGGCTTGCGGGGCAGTGAAGTCGATCACCACCTGCCCTTCACTCACCACCGCACCCAGATCGCCGACAACCGGAACGCCCAACTTCCCGATCCCCGCCACCTCACCGGCATCCTGTCCGATACTTGCACTGTTCGGCTGTTCGACGGCCCCAACCAAGGCAAAATCGTCTGCCTCACGGATCATGGCGATGATTCGCCCGCCCATCCGTCCAGCGGCACCACAGACAATCGCGCGTATCATTGAGAGCCGCCGGACCAGGCTGAAGGCTGAAGGCTGAAGGCTGAAGGAGCGTTCACGAGAGCAGACCGTAGGCCCGCATGGCAGCCTTGAGCCGGTTCAGGTTGGGCTCGCTCATCGGGCAGAGCGGCAGACGAAGCTCACCGCTCACCATTCCCAATATTGCCATGGCGGTTTTGACCGGAATCGGGTTGGTCTCGTAAAACATCGCCTGGCAGAGCGGGAACAGCTTAAGGTGGATCTCCCTGGCGCGCTTCCAGTCGCCGCTGAGGAATGCGCGGGTCAGGTCGGCCACATCGCGCGGTACGATGTTGGCAACTACCGAAATGACGCCTCGCCCCCCCACCGCCAGGAGCGGCAGCGTCAGGGTATCGTCCCCAGACAGAAACGAAAGCCGGTCTCCGCACAGGACGATGTCCTGGGTCATCTGCTCCAGGTTACCGGTCGCCTCCTTCATGCCGACGATGTATAGATGGTCTGCCAGCGCCGCCAGTGTCTCCGGCAGCATGTTGATCCCCGTCCGCCCCGGAATATTGTAAAGAATCAGCGGCAGCTCGGCCGCATCAGCAACAGCGCGGCAATGCGCGACAAGCCCCGCCTGTGTCGGCTTGTTGTAGTAGGGGAGCACCAGGAGCGCGCCATCCGCTCCCGCCTGCTTGGCATAGCGGGTTAGGTCAATCGCCTCCGCCGTGCTGTTCGAGCCGGTTCCGGCGACGACCGCAATGCGCCGATTGACCGCCTCAATCGTCAGCTCGATCACCCGCCGGTGTTCGTCATGACTGAGCGTCGGGGACTCTCCGGTCGTCCCGCACGGAACCAGGACATCGGTGCCGTTGTTGATGTGAAACTCCACCAACTCACGGAGGGTTGGTTCGTCGACCCGTCCGCCCTTGAAGGGGGTCACCAACGCCACCATCGAACCCTGGAATATTCTCTTCATGCGATCTCCCGTCAGTGCAGTTTCGAGTCTCGGGTTTTGGGTTTTGAAGTTCTCGAAACTCGGAACTCCAAACCAGAAACTAGTCCAACAGTGCGTCCGCCATCAGTTCACCCTGATAGACCAGCCGGACCTGCCCCTCGAAAAAGACCTCCTGATAGTCAGGCCCGTTCCCGGTAAACGACACCGTGAGTATCTCGCCACTCCTCACCCGCACCTGTACGGGGGAAGAGACGAGTCCTAATGCGGCTGCGACCAGTGCCGAGGCGATCGTTCCCGTACCACAGGCCAGCGTCTCATCCTCGACGCCGCGTTCATAGGTCCTGATAGTCAGCGTATGCCCGTTAAGGACTGTGACAAAATCGACATTGGTTCCCGCCGGTTGAAACGCCGGATGAAACCTAATGGTGCGTCCCAGAGTCCGGACTGCGACCGCCTCCAGGTCCTCACACAAGAGGACAGCATGCGGGACGCCCGTATTGATGCTGTGGATCTCCCGCAGATCGCCATCCGCCTCAATCGACCGGTGAAGGCGGATATCTCGCGGCTGACTGGTCTGAAGTTTGACCCTGGAACCATCTACCTGGGCTCGAATGAGTCCGGCCAGCGTTTCAAAGGTCATGTCAGATCCGGCAATTCCCAGCATCTCGGCAAACCTGGCCACGCAACGGCCGCCATTGCCGCACATCTCCGCCTCGCTGCCGTCGGCGTTCAAGATACGCATCCGGAAGTCCGCCGTCGCGGAAGGCTCCACCAGGATCAACCCATCCGCTCCTACCGAGATCCGCCGCCGGCAGAGCCGCTCGGCCAGCGTTCTCGGCTCGATATCGAGCCGACCACCGCGGTTGTCGATCATGATGAAATCGTTCCCGCTCCCGCTCATCTTCACAAAGCTCAGCTTGTCCATCCTGCCGCTACCCTACCTCGCACTCCAAATCCCCCCAACCCCCCTTTGATAAAGGGGGGCGAGGGGCGATTTTGCACTTCGCACGTTCTTCTATAGCTCCTCTGGGAGCCGCTCATTACGGATCAGATCCTCATAGCTCTCCCGCTCGCGGATCGTAAACCAGCGGTCGCCCTTGACCAGGATCTCCGGCGGCCTGGGTCGGCTGTTATAGTTGGATGACATCGTGTGACCGTAGGCGCCGGCGCTCATCACGACCAGCAGTTCGCCCGGCTCAGGAAGCGGCATCGACCGGTCCTTGGCCAGAAAATCTCCCGACTCGCAGACGGGGCCCACCACATCGGCCACCACCGTTTCCCGCCCTTTTTCGCGTCGCGCAGGGAGGATGGAGTGGAATGAGCCGTACAGACTTGGGCGGACCAGGTCATTCATCCCGGCATCGACCACGATAAAATGTTTGGCCGGAGTACGCTTGTCGTAGAGCACCTTCGTCACCAGAACTCCCGCATTCCCGACAATCACCCGCCCAGGCTCCAGGACGATGGTGCAGCCCAGATCCTTGATGACCGCAATCATCGCTTCCGCGAAGACCCGTGGCACAGGCGGATCCTCATCCTTGTACGTGATCCCGAGCCCGCCGCCGACATCCAGGTATTTGATCGCGAAGCCATGCTCCCGCAGTTCGGCAATCAGTCCGGCTATCTTTGCCAGACTGTCCACAAAGGGCGCGATCTCGGTGATCTGGGACCCGATATGCTGGTGGACACCCACAACCTCGACATGGCGCAGTTCCCTGGCAACCCGATACTCCTCCATCGCCAACGAGATGTCGATACCGAATTTGCTCTTCTTGAGCCCGGTGGAAATATACGGATGTGTTTTGGGATCGACGTCCGGGTTGATCCGCAGCGCCACCCTCGCCTTCGTCCCCATGGCCCCGGCTACGTCGTTCAACAGGCGGAGTTCCTGTGGAGACTCTACGTTAAACATCAGGATATCGGACTTCAGGGCAAACTCCATCTCGTCGCGGGTCTTGCCCACTCCAGCAAAGACGATCCGGCTTGGCGGGATGCCGGCCCGCAAGGCGCGATACAGCTCCCCGCCCGATACGACATCAGCTCCGCCTCCGAGGTCGGCGAAGAGCTTCAAGGTTGCGCCGTTCGAGTTGGCCTTCATCGCAAAACAGACCAGGTGAGGGATGTCGGCAAACGCCTGGTCAAAGGTCCGGAAGTGGTGCGTGAGCGTCGCGTGGCTATACAGAT of Candidatus Methylomirabilis lanthanidiphila contains these proteins:
- a CDS encoding Ureidoglycolate lyase; translation: MRIVRFVAGKQTRYGVVEDSVVREIEGDIFGKFIVTDRSHSLKRIRFLTPTEPSKIVGVGLNYRDHAEEMRLEAPDEPIIFLKPSSASLPHRGRIIHPKSCRRLDYEAELGIVVKRTARAVPVEKAHRYILGYVCVNDVTARDLQRKDGQWTRAKSFDTFAPFGPWVETDLNLSDALIRALLNGVIRQESNINNLIFEVPHLIHFVSSVMTLYPGDVITTGTPSGIGPMRPGDTIEIEVEGIGRLSNTVVAES
- a CDS encoding dihydrodipicolinate reductase → MIRAIVCGAAGRMGGRIIAMIREADDFALVGAVEQPNSASIGQDAGEVAGIGKLGVPVVGDLGAVVSEGQVVIDFTAPQAALSHLAVAAREKVPVVVGTTGFSAADLSRIREHGSAVPCVLSPNMSIGVNLVFKVLAEVAAVLGEGYDIEIVETHHRLKKDAPSGTALKMAQVIAETLGRDLDRVGVYGRKGMVGARGKEEIAIHALRAGDVVGDHTVIFDGMGERIEVTHRAHSRDNFARGALRAARWVLGRPPGLYDMQDVLGLRERS
- a CDS encoding dihydrodipicolinate synthase; amino-acid sequence: MKRIFQGSMVALVTPFKGGRVDEPTLRELVEFHINNGTDVLVPCGTTGESPTLSHDEHRRVIELTIEAVNRRIAVVAGTGSNSTAEAIDLTRYAKQAGADGALLVLPYYNKPTQAGLVAHCRAVADAAELPLILYNIPGRTGINMLPETLAALADHLYIVGMKEATGNLEQMTQDIVLCGDRLSFLSGDDTLTLPLLAVGGRGVISVVANIVPRDVADLTRAFLSGDWKRAREIHLKLFPLCQAMFYETNPIPVKTAMAILGMVSGELRLPLCPMSEPNLNRLKAAMRAYGLLS
- a CDS encoding diaminopimelate epimerase produces the protein MDKLSFVKMSGSGNDFIMIDNRGGRLDIEPRTLAERLCRRRISVGADGLILVEPSATADFRMRILNADGSEAEMCGNGGRCVARFAEMLGIAGSDMTFETLAGLIRAQVDGSRVKLQTSQPRDIRLHRSIEADGDLREIHSINTGVPHAVLLCEDLEAVAVRTLGRTIRFHPAFQPAGTNVDFVTVLNGHTLTIRTYERGVEDETLACGTGTIASALVAAALGLVSSPVQVRVRSGEILTVSFTGNGPDYQEVFFEGQVRLVYQGELMADALLD
- a CDS encoding diaminopimelate decarboxylase; translated protein: MHHFQYRDDYLTCEELPIEQIAQAVGTPFYLYSHATLTHHFRTFDQAFADIPHLVCFAMKANSNGATLKLFADLGGGADVVSGGELYRALRAGIPPSRIVFAGVGKTRDEMEFALKSDILMFNVESPQELRLLNDVAGAMGTKARVALRINPDVDPKTHPYISTGLKKSKFGIDISLAMEEYRVARELRHVEVVGVHQHIGSQITEIAPFVDSLAKIAGLIAELREHGFAIKYLDVGGGLGITYKDEDPPVPRVFAEAMIAVIKDLGCTIVLEPGRVIVGNAGVLVTKVLYDKRTPAKHFIVVDAGMNDLVRPSLYGSFHSILPARREKGRETVVADVVGPVCESGDFLAKDRSMPLPEPGELLVVMSAGAYGHTMSSNYNSRPRPPEILVKGDRWFTIRERESYEDLIRNERLPEEL